In the genome of Drosophila subpulchrella strain 33 F10 #4 breed RU33 chromosome 2L, RU_Dsub_v1.1 Primary Assembly, whole genome shotgun sequence, one region contains:
- the LOC119546708 gene encoding lysosomal alpha-mannosidase, producing MKYLGLVLCLALLAIKSKSAQAVCGYESCHETKSNMVNIHLVPHSHDDVGWLKTVDQYFYGHKNNIQHAGVQYIIDTVISELIKNPDRRFIQVETSFFSKWWDEQSETVRAIVKKLVNEGRLQFTNGAWSMNDEAAVNYQSVIDQFTVGLKFLDDTFGICGRPRVGWQIDPFGHSREQASLYAQMGYDGEFFSRMDHNDKGRRMNDLALEMVWDASESLSDVKLFTGLLYTFYWDTPGFCFDVHCNDDPIIDSESYDNNVKSRVDDFIAYAAQVSEKFRTNHIMIPMGGDFQYEDAEVNFKNMDKLIKYINERQSSGSKYNIIYSTPGCYLNSVHKSVQSYPNKTLDFFPYGSDTNSFWTGYYTSRPTQKRFERDGNHILQVAKQLSVFADLSSVQQKEDLEYLRQIMGVMQHHDAITGTEKQHVSDDYDRLLYDAIVGGVNTARDALRRLTNLPNGEFESCLQLNISECAFTKDSAEDVVVTLYNPLAHTTNQYVRVPVKNENYQVTDEKGRVVASEVVPVPWQVLALEFRSNDTQHELVFKASVNKIASYYIKKVDWEESTDNDLTTIHKKTNAETYDDEETIVQTSLIKLVLDNKTGLLKRVEMNGVSENISQSFGVYRTYDSGAYVFRQYNQGDFVIQEDGVEFTVYDGALVKEVHQHFNDYISQVIRIYETKNVVEFEWLVGPVPVEQDFGTEVVTTFSSEIASNGVFYTDSNGRELIRREKDKREDFDPELAVQPTSGNYYPITSRIALQDTNKRIAVLNDRAQGGSSMKDGQIELMLHRRLVRDDGYGVDETLNEQKFGQPLIARGKVFLILNAADESTSMEREAEKEIHLPLWKFFSQNSGSSNYAAKSAPSFDDFPQSVHLLTLEPFNDDEVLMRVENFKDHVEGKVVSFNIRPIFDYLNGVEIRETTLDGNLPLSDLKRFKFHAEGSGTRGTEAEYYTSSQKPLATDETQDASEFAVTLYPMQIRTFIIKIK from the exons ATGAAGTATTTGGGACTCGTCCTTTGCTTGGCCTTATTGGCAATCAAATCAAAGTCAGCCCAAGCGGTTTGCGGCTACGAG TCGTGTCATGAAACCAAGTCAAACATGGTCAACATACACTTGGTGCCCCATTCCCACGACGATGTGGGCTGGCTTAAGACGGTTGATCAATACTTCTATGGCCACAAGAACAACATTCAGCACGCTGGAGTCCAGTACATTATCGACACCGTGATCTCTGAGTTGATCAAGAACCCCGATCGTCGCTTCATCCAGGTTGAGACCTCCTTCTTCTCCAAATGGTGGGACGAGCAGTCGGAGACCGTCAGGGCAATTGTGAAAAAGCTGGTCAACGAGGGTCGCCTGCAGTTCACCAACGGAGCCTGGAGCATGAACGATGAGGCTGCCGTGAACTACCAGAGTGTTATCGATCAGTTTACAGTTGGTTTGAA GTTCCTGGATGACACCTTTGGGATATGTGGTCGTCCTCGGGTTGGCTGGCAAATCGATCCCTTTGGCCACTCCAGAGAACAAGCTTCACTGTACGCCCAGATGGGATACGATGGCGAGTTCTTTTCACGCATGGATCACAACGACAAGGGCAGACGAATGAATGATCTTGCTCTAGAGATGGTTTGGGATGCCAGTGAGTCACTTAGCGATGTCAAGCTTTTTACTGGTCTCCTGTACACCTTCTACTGGGACACTCCCGGATTTTGTTTCGACGTTCACTGCAACGACGACCCAATTATTGACAGTGAGAGCTACGATAACAATGTCAAGTCGAGGGTGGACGACTTTATTGCCTACGCCGCTCAAGTGTCTGAAAAGTTCCGTACAAACCACATCATGATTCCCATGGGAGGTGACTTCCAGTACGAAGATGCTGAGGTTAACTTTAAGAACATGGACAAACTAATCAA GTATATCAACGAACGTCAGTCCAGTGGCTCAAAGTACAACATAATCTACTCAACCCCCGGCTGCTACTTAAACTCTGTGCACAAGAGTGTGCAGTCCTACCCAAACAAAACCCTGGACTTCTTTCCCTATGGAAGTGATACCAACAGCTTTTGGACTGGGTACTATACCTCTCGTCCCACGCAAAAGCGTTTCGAGCGCGATGGCAACCACATACTTCAGGTGGCCAAGCAGCTGAGCGTCTTCGCTGACCTTTCGAGTGTCCAGCAGAAGGAAGATCTTGAGTACCTCCGTCAGATAATGGGAGTAATGCAACATCACGATGCCATCACGGGCACTGAGAAGCAGCATGTGTCCGATGACTACGATCGGCTTTTGTACGATGCTATCGTTGGTGGAGTCAATACTGCCCGCGACGCTCTGCGAAGATTGACCAATCTTCCTAACGGAGAGTTCGAGAGTTGTCTGCAGTTGAACATCAGCGAGTGCGCCTTCACCAAGGACAGTGCTGAGGACGTGGTGGTGACCCTGTACAACCCTTTGGCCCATACAACCAACCAGTATGTGCGAGTGCCAGTCAAGAACGAGAACTACCAGGTTACCGACGAGAAGGGTCGCGTGGTAGCTTCTGAAGTGGTCCCAGTGCCCTGGCAGGTCCTGGCCCTGGAGTTCCGCAGCAACGATACTCAGCATGAGCTGGTCTTCAAGGCATCCGTCAACAAGATCGCTAGTTACTACATCAAGAAGGTTGACTGGGAGGAGAGCACTGATAACGATCTGACCACTATTCACAAGAAGACTAATGCTGAAACCTACGATGACGAAGAGACTATTGTGCAGACATCG CTTATTAAATTAGTGCTCGACAACAAAACTGGCCTATTAAAGAGGGTTGAAATGAACGGAGTCTCCGAGAACATCAGTCAAAGCTTTGGTGTTTATAGGACGTATGACTCCGGTGCCTACGTCTTCCGTCAGTATAATCAAGGAGACTTTGTCATCCAAGAGGATGGAGTCGAGTTTACCGTCTACGATGGAGCTTTAGTCAAGGAAGTCCACCAACATTTCAACGACTATATCTCGCAGGTCATCCGTATTTATGAGACCAAAAACGTGGTGGAGTTCGAGTGGCTGGTTGGACCCGTTCCAGTTGAACAAGACTTTGGTACGGAAGTTGTTACTACATTCAGCAGTGAGATCGCTTCCAATGGTGTGTTTTACACTGATTCCAATGGTCGGGAGTTGATTAGACGAGAAAAGGACAAGCGAGAGGACTTTGACCCCGAACTTGCAGTGCAGCCTACATCTGGAAACTATTATCCGATCACATCCCGCATTGCTCTGCAAGACACCAACAAGCGCATCGCCGTCCTAAACGATCGTGCTCAGGGAGGATCTAGCATGAAGGATGGGCAAATAGAACTCATGTTGCACCGACGTCTCGTCCGCGATGATGGATACGGAGTTGATGAGACCTTGAACGAGCAGAAGTTTGGCCAGCCCTTGATTGCTCGTGGTAAGGTCTTCCTAATCCTCAACGCTGCGGATGAGTCCACATCCATGGAGCGCGAGGCCGAGAAGGAGATCCACCTGCCTCTTTGGAAGTTCTTCAGCCAGAACAGTGGAAGCAGTAACTACGCTGCCAAGTCTGCTCCCAGCTTTGACGACTTCCCCCAGTCGGTGCATCTTCTCACCCTGGAGCCTTTTAACGATGATGAGGTTCTGATGCGTGTGGAGAACTTTAAGGATCACGTCGAAGGCAAGGTGGTCAGCTTCAACATTCGCCCAATCTTCGATTATTTGAACGGAGTAGAAATTCGCGAAACCACCTTGGACGGAAATCTGCCACTGAGCGACTTGAAGCGATTTAAGTTCCACGCTGAGGGTTCTGGAACAAGAGGAACAGAAGCTGAGTATTACACCTCCTCTCAAAAGCCGCTGGCAACTGATGAGACTCAAGACGCTTCGGAATTTGCCGTCACTTTGTACCCGATGCAAATCCGAACTTTTATTATCAAGATTAAATAA
- the LOC119547690 gene encoding lysosomal alpha-mannosidase, producing MTYLGRIFFLATLLVVLVQQSESVCGYESCPATKANMVNIHLVPHSHNDVGWLKTVDQSYYGYKNKIHHAGVQYILDNVVAQLLQDSKRRFIQVETAFFARWWNDQLEAMKMVVRKLVNEGRFEFTGGAWSMNDEADVNYQGVIDQFTVGLKFLNETFGACARPRVGWQIDTFGHSREQAAIFAHMGYDGQFFSRMDHNDKDTRMNNLTMEMIWDASESMSGVNLFSGMLYNFYSDTPGFCFDILCTDEPIIDGDSEENNVLDRVDDFITYAKNMSEVYITNHIMVPMGGDFQYEDARVNYKNMDKLIKYINERQASGSNYNIFYSTPSCYLNSLHQSMQSWPNKSQDFFPYAHEKNSFWTGFFTSRPTQKRFERDGNHMLQVVKQLSVLANLKSEQHNKYLDNLRHSMGVMQHHDAITGTEKQAVSDDYDRMMYDAIIGASSNARDALRILTDMPNGEFESCLRLNISECAFTKDGVDNVVVTLYNPLAHSSNQYVRIPVTEENYEVTDAKGKTVPSEVVPVANQVLALEYRPNDTQHELVFKATVNKIASYHIKKVEGNPTFRIKKISQRESYNFETVVENSLVKLVTDNQTGRLKSVEMNGVSEKIVQNFGVYKTHTSCAYTFRQDGDIEIFENDFEFTVYEGTLVREVHQRVNDWISQVIRIYEDVNRVEFEWLVGPISIDDNLGSEFVTNFKSQISSKGVFYTDSNGRELMKREKNKREDFVSDLSRQPVSGNFYPVTSRIALQDESKRLVLLNDRSQGGASLEDGALEMLIHRRHLFNDGGGVGEALNETQYGKGLIARGKLYLVLDSVQDGDTVMERKTEKELFLPFWKFFSRASEIGKDTRKTTPAFGDLPQSIHLLTLEPFTENEILLRFENFLDKSEGTVVSFNVREIFDSLGGSAIRETTLDGNMPLDDMTRFKFHAQESGYSPSAVEFSRAQHKSLKADKSDEASQFIVTLYPMQIRTFIIETD from the exons ATGACATATCTCGGtcgcattttttttttggccaccTTGCTGGTGGTCCTTGTACAACAATCCGAATCAGTTTGTGGCTATGAG TCGTGTCCGGCAACCAAAGCTAACATGGTTAACATCCACTTGGTTCCTCACTCCCACAACGATGTGGGCTGGCTAAAGACGGTTGATCAGTCGTACTATGGTTACAAGAATAAAATTCATCATGCTGGTGTGCAATACATTTTGGACAATGTTGTGGCTCAGCTACTCCAGGATTCCAAGCGTCGCTTTATTCAGGTGGAGACAGCCTTCTTTGCAAGGTGGTGGAATGACCAGTTGGAAGCAATGAAAATGGTGGTCAGAAAGTTGGTCAATGAAGGACGTTTCGAGTTCACCGGCGGTGCTTGGAGTATGAACGATGAGGCCGATGTTAATTATCAGGGAGTGATTGACCAATTTACAGTGGGATTGAA GTTCCTCAACGAGACTTTCGGCGCCTGTGCTCGTCCTCGAGTTGGCTGGCAGATTGATACTTTTGGACACTCACGGGAGCAAGCTGCAATATTCGCCCACATGGGGTACGATGGACAGTTCTTTTCCCGAATGGATCATAATGACAAGGACACCCGAATGAATAACTTGACAATGGAGATGATTTGGGATGCCAGTGAATCGATGAGTGGAGTCAATCTCTTCAGTGGCATGTTGTACAATTTCTACTCGGACACTCCTGGTTTCTGCTTCGATATACTTTGCACTGATGAACCTATTATCGATGGCGATAGCGAAGAGAACAATGTACTAGACAGGGTAGATGACTTCATTACCTATGCGAAAAATATGTCAGAGGTCTACATTACTAACCACATCATGGTCCCTATGGGCGGAGATTTCCAGTACGAGGATGCTAGAGTCAACTACAAGAATATGGACAAGTTGATCAA gtATATAAACGAACGCCAGGCATCTGGATCCAATTACAACATCTTCTACTCCACCCCGAGCTGCTACCTAAACTCCTTGCACCAGAGCATGCAGTCCTGGCCAAACAAAAGTCAAGACTTCTTCCCATATGCCCATGAGAAGAATAGTTTTTGGACAGGATTTTTTACATCGCGACCCACCCAGAAACGATTTGAGCGGGATGGGAATCACATGTTACAGGTGGTCAAGCAGCTATCAGTACTCGCAAATCTTAAAAGTGAACAGCACAACAAATATTTGGACAATTTGCGGCACTCTATGGGAGTAATGCAACATCACGATGCCATCACAGGCACTGAGAAACAAGCTGTCTCGGATGACTACGATCGAATGATGTACGACGCCATTATTGGAGCATCTAGCAATGCCCGCGATGCTCTGCGGATTCTCACCGACATGCCCAATGGAGAGTTTGAGAGTTGCCTAAGGTTGAACATCAGTGAGTGTGCTTTTACCAAGGATGGAGTTGACAACGTGGTCGTGACCTTGTATAACCCACTGGCTCATAGCTCCAATCAGTATGTTCGCATACCCGTGACGGAGGAGAACTATGAAGTCACTGATGCAAAGGGCAAAACAGTTCCTTCTGAAGTAGTTCCTGTGGCCAACCAGGTATTAGCCTTAGAATACCGACCCAATGACACGCAGCACGAGTTAGTTTTCAAGGCAACAGTGAATAAAATAGCCAGTTACCATATCAAAAAGGTTGAGGGCAATCCGACATTCCGCATAAAGAAGATTAGCCAGCGAGAAAGTTATAATTTCGAGACTGTTGTGGAAAATTCA CTCGTCAAACTGGTAACTGACAACCAAACAGGACGCTTAAAGTCGGTTGAGATGAACGGCGTGTCTGAGAAAATTGTCCAGAACTTTGGCGTTTACAAGACTCACACTTCTTGTGCATATACATTTCGTCAAGATGGGGATATTGAGATTTTTGAGAATGATTTCGAATTCACAGTTTACGAAGGAACTTTAGTCAGGGAAGTCCACCAGCGGGTAAACGATTGGATCTCGCAAGTGATCCGCATTTACGAGGATGTCAATCGGGTGGAGTTTGAATGGTTGGTAGGACCAATTTCCATCGACGATAATCTGGGCAGCGAGTTTGTCACAAACTTTAAGAGTCAAATTTCTTCAAAGGGAGTGTTCTACACCGATTCCAATGGCCGCGAGTTAATGAAACGCGAGAAGAATAAGCGTGAGGACTTTGTTTCCGATTTGAGTCGCCAACCTGTGAGCGGTAACTTTTATCCAGTCACATCCAGAATAGCTTTACAAGATGAGAGCAAGAGATTGGTTCTACTGAATGATCGTTCCCAGGGAGGAGCCAGCTTGGAGGATGGCGCCCTAGAGATGCTAATTCATCGCCGCCATCTTTTCAACGATGGTGGTGGTGTGGGCGAAGCTCTTAATGAGACGCAGTATGGCAAAGGGCTAATAGCCCGAGGAAAGTTATACTTGGTACTTGATTCTGTGCAAGATGGAGATACCGTTATGGAACGTAAAACAGAAAAAGAGCTATTCCTTCCTTTCTGGAAGTTTTTCAGCAGGGCTAGTGAAATCGGCAAGGATACGAGGAAGACTACACCAGCCTTCGGTGATCTTCCGCAGTCGATTCATCTGCTCACCCTGGAGCCCTTCACTGAGAATGAAATTTTACTACGATTTGAAAACTTTTTGGACAAATCTGAGGGAACAGTAGTTAGCTTCAACGTGCGCGAAATATTCGACAGTCTGGGTGGTTCGGCAATTAGAGAAACCACCTTGGATGGGAACATGCCACTGGACGATATGACGCGATTCAAGTTCCATGCCCAGGAATCCGGATATAGCCCATCAGCTGTGGAATTCTCAAGGGCTCAGCATAAATCACTTAAAGCTGACAAATCCGATGAAGCTTCGCAGTTTATTGTTACTTTATATCCTATGCAAATTCGGACATTTATTATTGAAACAGACTAA